The Bacillota bacterium genome includes a region encoding these proteins:
- a CDS encoding methyltransferase domain-containing protein: MSQVEEKLAKSLTAESTELIPYLPYLLQDLWELGSSPKDIIEIIERHVQVSRQTKVLDLACGKGAVSVRLAEAFGCRVKGIDIMPEFIAFANKKANEYGLESLCEFQVGDINEFVMAERDYDLVVFGAAGDVLGGCEEAIRKLKSTVKGGGYIVLDDAYAKEEVLGKYLARNQWLMFLQNAGVSLLDEKFTEDEEMKRLNEWQQACIVARATELQELYPEKAALFASYIRSQQDECDELENEIAGVLMIIRT, from the coding sequence ATGTCACAGGTTGAAGAGAAGCTGGCAAAGTCACTAACTGCCGAGTCTACAGAGCTCATTCCGTACCTCCCATACCTGCTACAGGATTTGTGGGAGCTTGGTTCGTCACCAAAAGACATTATTGAGATTATAGAGAGGCATGTGCAGGTATCCAGGCAAACAAAGGTGCTTGATTTGGCATGCGGTAAAGGCGCCGTCAGCGTCAGACTAGCCGAGGCGTTCGGCTGCAGGGTCAAGGGCATTGACATCATGCCTGAGTTTATCGCCTTTGCCAACAAGAAAGCCAATGAGTACGGCCTAGAAAGTCTGTGTGAATTTCAGGTGGGAGATATAAACGAGTTCGTAATGGCCGAAAGGGACTATGATTTGGTTGTGTTTGGCGCCGCAGGAGATGTGCTTGGAGGTTGCGAGGAGGCCATTCGCAAGCTAAAGAGCACCGTCAAAGGCGGCGGCTACATAGTCCTCGATGATGCCTACGCCAAGGAAGAGGTTTTAGGGAAGTACCTAGCAAGAAACCAGTGGCTGATGTTTCTACAAAATGCAGGAGTTTCGCTGCTCGATGAGAAATTTACTGAAGATGAAGAAATGAAGCGCCTAAATGAATGGCAGCAGGCCTGTATAGTTGCCAGGGCGACTGAACTGCAAGAGCTGTATCCAGAAAAAGCAGCCCTTTTCGCAAGCTACATAAGAAGCCAGCAGGACGAATGTGATGAGCTTGAGAATGAAATAGCGGGAGTGCTCATGATCATAAGAACGTGA
- a CDS encoding VWA domain-containing protein, translating into MKSGLTELVFILDKSGSMSGLEADTIGGFNSMLEKQKAVLGECCITTVLFAHDYELLHDRIDIRGVRSISEREYQVGGNTALLDAIGKAIHKVSKVQKNTAEEFRAEKVLFVIITDGEENASREYSAEMIKERVEHKKKKYGWEFIFLGANIDAVAAAHRFGIAVDRAQDFHPDREGLSLSFMAMSDAVSMFREESAVPLDWNAALQQDFKRRGRRK; encoded by the coding sequence ATGAAAAGTGGACTGACCGAACTCGTATTCATACTAGATAAGAGTGGCTCCATGAGTGGCCTAGAGGCGGACACTATTGGCGGCTTCAACTCCATGCTGGAAAAGCAGAAGGCAGTTCTAGGTGAGTGCTGCATTACGACGGTGCTGTTTGCGCATGACTACGAGCTGCTGCATGACCGTATCGATATTAGAGGGGTTCGTTCTATTAGCGAGAGGGAGTATCAGGTTGGGGGAAACACCGCGCTCCTAGACGCCATAGGCAAGGCGATCCACAAGGTAAGCAAAGTGCAAAAGAATACTGCCGAGGAGTTTCGTGCCGAGAAAGTGTTGTTCGTCATTATCACAGACGGCGAGGAGAACGCCAGCCGCGAGTATTCGGCCGAGATGATAAAGGAAAGAGTCGAGCACAAGAAGAAAAAATACGGGTGGGAGTTTATTTTTCTCGGTGCAAATATCGATGCTGTGGCGGCCGCCCACCGGTTTGGCATTGCGGTAGACCGCGCACAGGATTTCCACCCAGACAGAGAGGGCCTGTCCTTGAGTTTTATGGCGATGAGCGACGCGGTGTCTATGTTCCGCGAAGAGTCTGCCGTACCGCTAGATTGGAACGCCGCCTTGCAACAAGACTTTAAGCGGCGCGGAAGACGTAAATAA
- a CDS encoding YdiU family protein — translation MNATNWNFDHSYSRLPALFYELRSPTPVRAPDLVLLNEALATELGLSTEALHSHDSVLGLSGSKTPLGALPLAQAYAGHQYGHFTMLGDGRAILLGEHITPTGARFDIQLKGSGPTKYSRRGDGRAQLGPMLREYVISEAMHALGIPSTRSLAVVRTGEVVWRDTAGPGAILTRVAQSHLRVGTVQYAAEWGTKADLRTLADYIIARHFPQLVAEEERYLLLFREVVQRQATLVAKWQLVGFVHGVMNTDNMSLCGETIDYGPCAFMDTYDPATVFSSIDTQGRYAYGQQPKIAAWNLARLAEALLPLIHADQKQAVVLAQDELARFAALYDRAWASGMRRKLGLRGEHALDMPLFTDLLHLMQRYQADYTNFFLGLTFGDYGGIPIFSSAEFKEWLQRWQERREQQDEGGISAHELMRSANPALVPRNHRVEEALQAAEQGNLATVKLLLKALANPYAHSPEQKAYSQPSGLPYRTFCGT, via the coding sequence ATGAACGCCACAAATTGGAATTTTGACCACTCTTACAGTCGTCTCCCAGCCTTGTTTTACGAGCTAAGATCCCCCACCCCTGTACGCGCCCCCGACTTAGTGCTCCTAAACGAGGCCCTGGCCACCGAGCTTGGACTTAGCACGGAAGCTCTACATAGTCATGATAGTGTCTTGGGACTCTCCGGCAGTAAAACACCCCTGGGCGCACTGCCACTGGCACAGGCTTACGCAGGGCACCAATATGGGCACTTCACCATGCTAGGCGATGGTCGCGCCATACTCCTTGGCGAGCACATCACCCCAACTGGTGCGCGCTTTGACATACAACTTAAGGGCTCTGGTCCGACAAAGTATTCACGCCGGGGGGACGGGAGAGCGCAGCTTGGGCCCATGCTGCGCGAATATGTGATTAGCGAGGCCATGCATGCGCTTGGCATCCCCAGCACGCGCAGCCTAGCAGTTGTACGCACGGGCGAGGTAGTTTGGCGTGACACAGCGGGCCCCGGGGCAATCCTTACGCGCGTAGCACAAAGCCACCTGCGCGTGGGCACAGTGCAGTACGCTGCAGAATGGGGAACAAAGGCCGACTTGCGCACGCTAGCCGACTATATCATCGCCCGCCATTTTCCACAGTTAGTCGCAGAGGAGGAACGCTACCTGCTCCTCTTTCGTGAGGTAGTACAACGCCAGGCCACACTCGTGGCTAAGTGGCAGCTCGTGGGTTTTGTGCATGGCGTGATGAATACCGATAATATGTCGCTCTGCGGTGAGACGATAGACTATGGCCCCTGCGCCTTTATGGACACCTACGACCCAGCTACTGTTTTTAGTTCTATCGATACACAGGGCCGTTACGCCTATGGCCAGCAGCCGAAGATTGCCGCCTGGAATTTAGCACGCCTAGCCGAAGCCCTCCTGCCCCTAATTCATGCCGATCAGAAACAAGCCGTTGTCTTGGCGCAAGATGAGTTAGCTCGTTTTGCCGCCTTGTATGACAGGGCCTGGGCTAGTGGCATGCGCCGTAAGCTTGGCCTACGCGGCGAACACGCTCTAGATATGCCTCTCTTTACTGACCTGCTTCACCTCATGCAGCGCTACCAAGCTGACTACACGAATTTTTTCCTTGGGCTAACTTTCGGTGACTATGGCGGCATTCCCATCTTTAGCAGTGCCGAGTTTAAGGAGTGGCTACAACGCTGGCAAGAGAGGAGAGAACAACAAGACGAAGGCGGGATATCAGCACATGAGCTGATGCGCAGTGCCAACCCCGCCCTAGTACCCCGCAACCACCGCGTCGAGGAAGCCCTGCAAGCAGCGGAACAAGGAAACTTGGCCACAGTAAAGCTTCTGTTAAAAGCACTCGCCAACCCGTATGCACATTCCCCCGAGCAAAAGGCCTATAGCCAGCCGTCGGGCCTGCCCTATCGTACCTTCTGCGGCACCTAG
- a CDS encoding photosystem II S4 domain protein, which yields MLAEKTWQVVAGDFCDPAQVQLISQLASRAGCEASAYFAGGYAHAERLRCCFARPECPPQAADYKLALLRVSGNFAFFKVYHRDFLGALLNLGIRREKLGDVVAEDTGAFLVVDSAVAEPIRMNLNQVGPVPVTVALADLASLSLYQPHFQTSTVVAASPRLDALAAAVYNISRSEAASLVEGGLVKLNHIPCRSGSKEVKPGDLISARGLGRVYVREFTGQTQKGRLRVRIEVKVERNE from the coding sequence ATGTTAGCCGAAAAAACATGGCAAGTGGTAGCCGGCGACTTCTGCGACCCGGCACAAGTCCAGCTCATTTCACAACTGGCATCGCGGGCGGGCTGTGAGGCCAGCGCCTATTTTGCAGGTGGTTACGCGCACGCAGAACGCCTGCGGTGCTGTTTTGCGCGGCCCGAATGCCCGCCCCAAGCTGCAGACTACAAGCTCGCACTGCTACGGGTCAGCGGCAATTTTGCCTTTTTTAAAGTTTACCATCGAGACTTTCTTGGCGCCCTGCTCAATCTAGGAATACGGCGTGAGAAACTAGGTGATGTAGTCGCCGAAGACACAGGCGCGTTCCTGGTGGTGGACAGTGCTGTGGCAGAGCCTATTCGCATGAACTTAAATCAAGTCGGGCCAGTGCCGGTGACTGTGGCTCTGGCAGACCTAGCCTCCCTCAGCTTATATCAGCCGCATTTCCAAACCTCTACAGTTGTTGCCGCCTCGCCCCGCCTCGATGCCCTTGCAGCTGCCGTGTACAATATTTCGCGCAGTGAGGCTGCTAGCCTAGTAGAAGGCGGGCTGGTGAAGCTCAATCATATCCCTTGCCGGAGTGGCAGCAAGGAGGTAAAGCCAGGAGACCTTATTTCTGCAAGGGGGCTAGGCCGCGTCTATGTACGAGAGTTTACCGGCCAAACCCAAAAAGGTCGCCTGCGAGTACGCATAGAAGTTAAGGTGGAGAGGAATGAGTAA
- a CDS encoding HDOD domain-containing protein yields the protein MEVYVGRQPIFDKRMKTYGYELLYRRSQNNVFEGLSDSQATAELINHAYFVMHLDELTSGTRAFINFSSELLEREVPLLLPKKNLVVEVLERVLPTEAVVAACRKLVSQGYVLALDDYVHREEMLPLLELSSIVKLELSSLRDYGQRQFFSQYKGRKCFVAEKLDTQAEFDVALKMGFDLFQGYFFSKPAIVAGREITSLNTTLVQIISALENEEPDYQDITAIIERDVGLMYKLLKLANSAAYGTVQRILSIEQALVRIGLLEFRKWVYLMILMETQGGKNQELVKTSLVRAKLMEELTRQQGGARGASLTFLLACSPRLTPYLIVLWPI from the coding sequence ATGGAAGTCTATGTTGGGAGACAGCCCATTTTCGACAAGAGAATGAAGACCTACGGTTATGAGCTACTCTATCGTCGTAGCCAGAACAATGTTTTCGAGGGCCTAAGCGATAGCCAAGCGACGGCAGAGCTTATTAATCATGCGTACTTCGTCATGCACTTAGACGAGCTGACGAGCGGCACGCGTGCCTTTATTAATTTCTCGAGTGAATTGCTAGAGCGCGAGGTGCCCTTACTTTTGCCCAAGAAAAATCTCGTGGTCGAGGTGCTAGAGCGCGTTCTGCCAACAGAGGCCGTAGTTGCTGCCTGCCGCAAGCTGGTTAGTCAGGGCTATGTACTAGCGCTCGATGACTATGTGCACAGGGAAGAAATGCTGCCACTGCTCGAGCTCTCCTCTATCGTCAAGTTAGAGCTAAGCTCCTTGCGTGACTATGGGCAGCGGCAGTTCTTCTCGCAATACAAGGGGCGAAAATGCTTTGTGGCCGAAAAGCTAGACACGCAGGCAGAGTTTGATGTCGCGCTGAAGATGGGCTTTGATCTATTTCAAGGATACTTCTTTAGCAAGCCTGCCATTGTCGCCGGCCGTGAAATAACCAGCCTTAACACCACCCTAGTCCAGATTATCTCCGCCTTAGAAAACGAAGAGCCAGACTACCAAGATATTACGGCGATTATTGAGCGCGATGTCGGTCTCATGTACAAGCTCCTCAAGCTCGCCAATTCAGCTGCCTATGGTACGGTGCAGCGCATTCTGTCTATTGAGCAGGCCTTAGTGCGCATCGGGCTACTTGAGTTTCGCAAATGGGTCTACCTTATGATCTTAATGGAGACGCAAGGGGGCAAGAATCAGGAGTTAGTAAAGACCAGCTTGGTCCGCGCTAAATTAATGGAGGAGCTCACACGGCAGCAGGGTGGGGCTCGGGGGGCTTCTCTCACTTTCTTACTGGCCTGTTCTCCTCGCTTGACACCCTACTTAATCGTCCTATGGCCGATATAG
- a CDS encoding M23 family metallopeptidase — protein sequence MSDTTTVSFPLRGEWVAPNTPGSKVPSHGTDQLGQRYAFDFIQVDWSKGKDHFGRGHAWQYLTIGLATSAAYCWKAPVFACLPGVVVEARDGITEPGWLNPWLSMLGMVRNSLKFAKRLARPDPENVDLHDFVGNYVIVKHESCYSFYAHLHPGSVSVKEGDRVEVGHQLGLVGHTGNSSQPHLHFQLMDNANLMLAQGLACAFANYELYTEGVWQRVDNGVPASSDRIRFLG from the coding sequence ATGAGCGATACTACTACTGTCAGTTTCCCGCTGCGGGGTGAGTGGGTGGCACCGAACACGCCTGGCAGCAAGGTGCCTAGTCATGGCACAGACCAACTTGGCCAGAGGTATGCCTTTGACTTTATCCAAGTTGACTGGAGCAAAGGCAAAGACCATTTCGGTCGCGGGCACGCCTGGCAGTACCTCACCATCGGTTTGGCGACATCGGCAGCCTACTGCTGGAAGGCACCAGTCTTTGCCTGCTTGCCCGGTGTGGTAGTAGAGGCGCGTGACGGCATTACGGAGCCAGGCTGGCTTAACCCCTGGCTTAGTATGCTCGGCATGGTAAGAAATTCGCTTAAGTTTGCCAAGCGCCTAGCTCGGCCCGACCCCGAAAATGTGGACTTGCATGACTTCGTGGGCAACTATGTCATCGTTAAGCATGAGTCATGCTATTCTTTCTATGCGCACCTGCACCCCGGCAGTGTTAGCGTCAAGGAGGGGGACAGGGTAGAAGTTGGCCACCAGCTAGGATTAGTCGGGCACACCGGAAACTCGTCGCAGCCCCATCTGCATTTTCAGCTCATGGACAATGCCAACCTTATGCTGGCGCAAGGCCTAGCCTGCGCCTTCGCCAACTACGAGTTATATACTGAGGGGGTTTGGCAGCGAGTAGACAATGGCGTGCCCGCGAGTAGCGACCGTATCAGATTTCTTGGGTAA
- a CDS encoding MFS transporter, whose product MVYPLIPLFLTSSLGASPVVIGLIEGTVESLASLLRVVSGRYSDQLGKRKPLAVSGYLFSFAGKSLLALAGSWPGVFLARALDRMGKGVRSAPRDALIAESAMPGKLGAAFGFHRLMDTLGAAVGVVLAYFLLRTAPQEYSRVFLWSLLPAGLAVLCFVPVKEALAAKSSSSKQALPPLAQLPQPVKMFYLVSLLFALGNSSNHFILLRAYNTGFVPASVVLLYLVYNLSYAAVSYGAGKLSDRVGRKPLLLGAYLLYAVVYAGFALVSSPSALWLLFAIYGLYAGIAEGVEKALLMDIGGKFGKATILGWHGTIVGMTLLPASLLAGLLWKYVGPSAPFAFGAVMALVASALLYRLIELQGT is encoded by the coding sequence ATGGTTTATCCCCTCATTCCCCTCTTCCTGACTAGTAGCCTTGGGGCTAGCCCGGTGGTGATTGGGCTAATTGAAGGGACGGTAGAGAGCCTTGCTTCACTGCTTAGGGTTGTCTCTGGCCGCTACTCTGATCAGCTAGGCAAACGCAAACCTTTGGCCGTCAGTGGGTACCTGTTTTCCTTTGCAGGTAAGTCACTACTGGCTTTAGCGGGAAGCTGGCCGGGGGTATTTTTGGCACGAGCCCTAGACCGCATGGGCAAAGGTGTGCGCAGTGCACCGCGCGATGCCTTAATTGCGGAATCTGCCATGCCAGGCAAACTTGGAGCCGCCTTCGGTTTTCATCGGTTGATGGATACACTTGGCGCGGCGGTTGGCGTTGTATTGGCCTACTTCCTTTTAAGAACTGCGCCTCAGGAGTACTCGCGCGTTTTTCTCTGGTCTTTGCTCCCAGCTGGCTTGGCAGTACTGTGCTTCGTGCCAGTGAAAGAGGCGCTAGCTGCGAAGAGCAGTTCGTCCAAACAGGCCCTGCCCCCCCTAGCGCAACTTCCGCAGCCTGTTAAAATGTTTTACCTGGTATCACTATTGTTTGCCCTCGGCAATTCTTCGAATCACTTTATCCTGCTGCGAGCCTACAACACCGGCTTTGTACCGGCGAGTGTGGTGTTACTGTACCTCGTGTACAACCTTAGTTATGCTGCCGTGTCTTATGGGGCTGGTAAACTATCTGATAGAGTAGGCCGGAAGCCCTTGCTGCTTGGCGCTTACCTGCTGTATGCGGTTGTCTACGCCGGCTTTGCGCTTGTGTCTTCTCCGAGTGCCTTGTGGCTCTTGTTTGCTATCTACGGACTGTATGCGGGCATCGCAGAGGGCGTGGAAAAGGCCCTGTTGATGGATATCGGAGGAAAATTTGGCAAGGCCACCATTCTTGGCTGGCACGGAACCATAGTTGGCATGACACTGCTTCCAGCCAGTCTTTTGGCCGGTTTACTTTGGAAGTACGTTGGTCCTTCCGCTCCCTTTGCTTTTGGGGCTGTGATGGCACTTGTTGCGAGCGCGTTACTGTACCGTCTAATTGAACTACAAGGAACTTAA